A single region of the Onychomys torridus chromosome 11, mOncTor1.1, whole genome shotgun sequence genome encodes:
- the LOC118592915 gene encoding 40S ribosomal protein S6-like, whose translation MKLIISFPATGCQNLIEVDDERKLCTFYKKCIVTEVAADALGEEWKGYMVRISGGNDKQGFPMKQGVLTHGRVPLLLSKGHSCYRPRRTGEKKHKSVRGCIMDANLSVLSLVIVKKGEKDIPGLTDTTVPRRLVTDADASGGVHSLTEPQIPITAIPSRAVAKAGKACKVRCSSPVNSGGLHAPQIRMKKDVSLDSDVLKEFSRPKPSTGCTIAKAALLLSGHYSLHFSTIPP comes from the exons ATGAAGCTGATTATCTCATTCCCTGCCACAGGCTGTCAGAACCTCATCGAAGTGGACGATGAGCGCAAGCTTTGTACGTTCTATAAGAAGTGCATAGTCACAGAAGTGGCTGCCGATGCCCTGGGTGAAGAGTGGAAGGGTTATATGGTCCGAATCAGTGGCGGGAATGACAAACAAGGTTTTCCCATGAAGCAAGGCGTGTTGACGCATGGCAGAGTGCCCCTGCTGTTGAGTAAGGGGCACTCTTGTTATAGACCAAGGAGAACTGGAGAGAAGAAGCACAAGTCTGTTCGAGGATGCATCATGGATGCCAATCTCAGTGTTCTCAGCTTGGTTATtgtaaagaaaggagagaaggatatTCCTGGACTGACAGATACTACTGTGCCCCGTCGGTTG GTGACAGACGCTGATGCCTCTGGGGGCGTTCACTCTCTTACAGAGCCACAGATTCCCATCACTGCTATACCCAGTAGAGCAGTTGCAAAAGCGGGGAAAGCCTGCAAAGTGAGATGCTCAAGTCCTGTCAACTCTGGAGGTTTACATGCTCCtcaaataagaatgaaaaaagatGTTTCTCTAGATTCAGATGTGCTGAAAGAGTTTTCCAGGCCAAAGCCATCAACCGGAT gcACCATCGCCAAAGCTGCCCTTCTGCTATCAGGCCACTACAGTCTTCACTTCTCTACCATCCCCCCATAG